Proteins from a single region of Bacteroidota bacterium:
- a CDS encoding putative addiction module antidote protein — METSKFDIADYLDNNEIIAEYLNSVLEEGNNSDVIIAIGHIAKSIGMTKIANETGLSRPSLYKALSEGAKPQFETIMKILRAIGGQIRINPV, encoded by the coding sequence ATGGAAACCTCAAAATTTGACATAGCAGATTATTTAGACAATAATGAAATAATAGCAGAATATCTCAATTCCGTTTTGGAAGAAGGAAATAATTCGGATGTTATTATAGCAATTGGTCATATTGCGAAATCAATTGGAATGACAAAGATTGCAAATGAAACAGGACTTAGCAGACCAAGTTTGTACAAAGCCTTATCTGAAGGAGCGAAACCCCAATTTGAAACAATTATGAAAATATTACGAGCAATTGGAGGACAAATACGAATAAATCCTGTTTGA
- a CDS encoding type II toxin-antitoxin system RelE/ParE family toxin translates to MYFIEKTVEFDKWLRKLKDLKAKAKILFRIQRIESDEHFGDCKPLGDGVREIKINYAKGYRIYFHEKDGKIILLLIGGDKSNQRKDIEKAKKILSKIKK, encoded by the coding sequence ATGTACTTTATTGAAAAAACAGTCGAGTTTGATAAATGGCTGAGAAAATTAAAAGACCTTAAAGCGAAGGCAAAAATTTTGTTCAGAATTCAAAGAATTGAAAGTGATGAGCACTTTGGAGATTGCAAACCTCTAGGTGATGGTGTTCGGGAAATAAAAATTAATTATGCCAAAGGTTATAGGATTTACTTCCATGAAAAAGATGGAAAAATAATCCTTTTGCTTATTGGAGGAGATAAATCAAATCAGCGAAAAGATATTGAAAAAGCAAAGAAAATATTGAGCAAGATCAAAAAATAG
- a CDS encoding type II toxin-antitoxin system RelE/ParE family toxin codes for MVTSNPRVILSKRAISSIKAIYSYLEAEASEQTAIKIKESIISKCESLGTFSGYSKELYLEGFPEDYRSVSVWDYVIIYLVTEKEILVLNIIHGKMHPERRKDF; via the coding sequence ATGGTGACAAGTAATCCGAGAGTGATTCTTTCAAAAAGAGCCATATCCTCAATCAAGGCGATATATTCATACTTAGAAGCTGAAGCATCAGAGCAGACTGCAATAAAAATTAAAGAATCTATAATCAGTAAATGTGAGAGTTTAGGTACTTTTTCAGGCTATTCAAAAGAGCTTTATCTTGAAGGATTTCCAGAAGACTATCGATCTGTAAGTGTTTGGGATTATGTCATTATTTACCTGGTAACTGAAAAGGAAATCCTGGTTTTAAATATTATTCATGGGAAAATGCATCCAGAAAGAAGGAAAGATTTCTAA